The Streptomyces seoulensis genome contains a region encoding:
- the clpS gene encoding ATP-dependent Clp protease adapter ClpS, with product MTSPAPVEIERTESAEETFAVPEPDVPWITIVHNDPVNLMSYVTYVFQTYFGYSKDKATQLMLDVHHKGRAVVSSGSREEMERDVQAMHGYGLWATLQQDRK from the coding sequence GTGACGTCACCCGCGCCCGTAGAGATCGAACGCACCGAATCGGCGGAGGAGACCTTCGCCGTACCCGAGCCGGACGTCCCCTGGATCACGATCGTCCACAATGATCCGGTCAACCTCATGAGCTACGTGACGTATGTCTTCCAGACGTACTTCGGCTACTCCAAGGACAAGGCCACCCAGCTCATGCTCGATGTCCACCACAAGGGCCGGGCGGTCGTCTCCAGCGGGAGCCGCGAGGAGATGGAACGCGACGTGCAGGCGATGCACGGCTACGGACTGTGGGCCACCCTCCAGCAGGACCGGAAGTAA
- a CDS encoding DUF2017 domain-containing protein, protein MPGHFEPLPGGGATVALDDVEISIIRSLAVQLLELIGPGPAEDAGGDPLAELFAEGPSEPPADPVLRRLFPDAYTDPEQEPGDPAEAEERRAHSSEFRRYTENDLRAGKRTNALAVIRALDGIVSAAEGGEAVLKLSPEQSRQWLGALNDLRLAIGSRLEISDEDDTDPLYHLPDQDPRKPMVLAYLWLGGLQETLVSTLMP, encoded by the coding sequence ATGCCCGGACACTTCGAACCGCTCCCCGGCGGCGGCGCGACCGTCGCGCTCGACGACGTCGAGATCTCCATCATCCGCTCGCTGGCCGTCCAGCTCCTGGAGCTGATCGGCCCCGGTCCCGCCGAGGACGCCGGCGGCGACCCGCTCGCCGAGCTGTTCGCCGAGGGCCCCAGCGAGCCCCCCGCCGACCCGGTGCTGCGCCGGCTGTTCCCCGACGCCTACACCGACCCCGAGCAGGAGCCGGGCGACCCGGCCGAGGCCGAGGAGCGGCGCGCGCATTCGTCCGAGTTCCGCCGCTACACCGAGAACGACCTGCGCGCCGGCAAGCGGACGAACGCCCTCGCGGTCATCCGCGCCCTGGACGGGATCGTCTCGGCGGCCGAGGGCGGCGAGGCGGTGCTCAAGCTGTCCCCGGAGCAGTCCCGGCAGTGGCTCGGCGCGCTGAACGACCTGCGCCTGGCCATCGGCTCCCGGCTGGAGATCTCCGACGAGGACGACACCGACCCGCTCTACCACCTCCCGGACCAGGACCCGCGCAAGCCCATGGTGCTGGCCTATCTCTGGCTCGGCGGCCTCCAGGAGACCCTGGTCTCGACCCTGATGCCGTAG
- a CDS encoding amino acid permease, whose amino-acid sequence MASEKVTEAPEEGYERGLGSRQVQMIAIGGAVGVGLFLGAGANIAKAGPSLILMYALAGAIIFFIMRALGELLLYRPVSGSFAEYSREFLGPFFGYFTGWTYWLMWVVTGMAELTAAAIYVNYWFPAVPRWVTALVFLVVLFGANLISVKLFGELEFWFSMVKVTALIGMIVIGLGVLTFGFSAAGDTASVANLYQFDGFFPKGVGSSLMTLQGVMFAYLAVELVGVTAGESEDPEKTLPKAINTLPWRIALFYVGALTVILCVVKWTEFAPGVSPFVKAFAMIGIPAGAGIVNFVVLTAALSSCNSGMYSTGRMLRTLADNGEAPRVFAKLSSTKAPALGITVSVLFMGIGVVLNYIVPEKAFGYVTSIATAAGIWTWLMILISHVLYRRKVVAGELPASSFPAPGGSVCSYIAIVFLLFVTGLIAYDADSRICLYVMAVWAAALGIGWLVMKSRTPETGERDEPALEKVG is encoded by the coding sequence ATGGCCTCTGAGAAGGTCACCGAAGCCCCTGAAGAGGGTTACGAGCGAGGGCTCGGCAGCCGGCAGGTCCAGATGATCGCCATCGGTGGCGCCGTCGGAGTCGGCCTGTTCCTGGGAGCCGGGGCGAACATCGCCAAGGCGGGCCCCAGCCTCATCCTCATGTACGCGCTCGCGGGCGCGATCATCTTCTTCATCATGCGAGCCCTGGGCGAGCTGCTGCTCTACCGCCCGGTGTCCGGCTCGTTCGCCGAGTACTCGCGCGAGTTCCTCGGCCCGTTCTTCGGTTACTTCACCGGCTGGACGTACTGGCTGATGTGGGTCGTGACCGGCATGGCCGAGCTGACGGCCGCCGCGATCTACGTCAACTACTGGTTCCCGGCCGTGCCTCGGTGGGTCACGGCACTGGTCTTCCTGGTGGTCCTGTTCGGGGCCAACCTGATCTCCGTGAAGCTCTTCGGTGAGCTGGAGTTCTGGTTCTCGATGGTCAAGGTCACCGCCCTGATCGGCATGATCGTCATCGGCCTCGGCGTGCTGACCTTCGGCTTCAGCGCCGCCGGTGACACCGCCTCGGTGGCGAACCTCTACCAGTTCGACGGTTTCTTCCCCAAGGGCGTCGGCTCCTCGCTGATGACCCTGCAGGGCGTGATGTTCGCCTACCTCGCGGTCGAGCTGGTCGGCGTCACCGCCGGCGAGTCCGAGGACCCGGAGAAGACGCTGCCCAAGGCGATCAACACCCTGCCCTGGCGCATCGCCCTCTTCTACGTCGGTGCCCTCACCGTCATCCTCTGCGTGGTCAAGTGGACCGAGTTCGCGCCGGGCGTCAGCCCGTTCGTGAAGGCGTTCGCCATGATCGGCATCCCGGCCGGCGCGGGCATCGTGAACTTCGTCGTCCTCACCGCCGCCCTGTCCTCCTGCAACTCCGGCATGTACTCCACGGGCCGGATGCTGCGCACCCTGGCGGACAACGGCGAGGCCCCGCGCGTCTTCGCCAAGCTGTCCTCCACCAAGGCCCCGGCGCTCGGCATCACCGTCTCGGTGCTGTTCATGGGCATCGGCGTGGTGCTGAACTACATCGTCCCGGAGAAGGCGTTCGGTTACGTCACCTCCATCGCCACCGCCGCGGGCATCTGGACCTGGCTGATGATCCTGATCAGCCACGTCCTCTACCGCCGCAAGGTCGTCGCCGGCGAACTGCCCGCCTCGTCCTTCCCGGCGCCCGGCGGCTCGGTCTGCTCGTACATCGCCATCGTCTTCCTGCTCTTCGTCACCGGTCTGATCGCGTACGATGCCGACTCCCGCATCTGCCTGTACGTGATGGCGGTGTGGGCAGCAGCGCTCGGCATCGGCTGGCTGGTCATGAAGTCCCGCACGCCCGAGACCGGCGAGCGTGACGAACCGGCGCTGGAGAAGGTGGGCTGA
- a CDS encoding Mov34/MPN/PAD-1 family protein: MLTITQDLYDRIVAHAREDHPDEACGVVAGPEGAGRPERFIPMLNAARSPTFYEFDSQDLLKLYREMDDRDEEPVVIYHSHTATEAYPSRTDIGYANEPGAHYVLVSTADSDGLGDFQFRSFRILDGEVTEEEVKVVEAY, from the coding sequence ATGCTGACCATCACCCAGGACCTGTACGACCGGATCGTCGCCCACGCCCGCGAGGACCACCCCGACGAGGCGTGCGGTGTGGTGGCCGGGCCGGAGGGTGCCGGGCGCCCCGAGCGCTTCATCCCGATGCTGAACGCGGCCCGCTCGCCCACGTTCTACGAATTCGACTCCCAGGACCTGTTGAAGCTCTACCGGGAGATGGACGACCGCGACGAGGAGCCGGTGGTGATCTACCACTCCCACACCGCGACCGAGGCGTACCCCTCCCGTACCGACATCGGCTACGCGAACGAGCCCGGCGCGCACTACGTCCTGGTCTCCACGGCGGACTCCGACGGCCTCGGCGACTTCCAGTTCCGTTCGTTCCGCATCCTGGACGGAGAGGTCACCGAGGAGGAGGTCAAGGTCGTCGAGGCGTACTGA
- a CDS encoding MoaD/ThiS family protein has product MAIEVRIPTILRQYTDGQKAVEGNGETLADLFADLETRHAGIQGRVVDGGQLRRFVNVYLNDEDVRFVDGIDTKLSDGDTVTILPAVAGGMA; this is encoded by the coding sequence ATGGCCATCGAGGTCCGCATCCCGACCATCCTCCGCCAGTACACCGACGGCCAGAAGGCGGTCGAAGGCAACGGGGAGACCCTCGCCGACCTGTTCGCCGACCTCGAGACCCGGCACGCGGGCATCCAGGGCCGCGTGGTCGACGGCGGGCAGTTGCGCCGGTTCGTCAACGTGTACCTGAACGACGAGGACGTCCGCTTCGTCGACGGCATCGACACCAAGCTGTCGGACGGCGACACCGTGACCATCCTGCCGGCCGTCGCCGGCGGCATGGCCTGA
- a CDS encoding PLP-dependent cysteine synthase family protein — translation MRYDSPLAAVGNTPLVRLPRLSPSPDVRIWAKLEDRNPTGSVKDRPALHMIEQAEKDGRLTPGCTILEPTSGNTGISLAMAAKLKGYRMVCVMPENTSRERRDLLGMWGAEIVPSPAAGGSNTAVRVAKELAAEHPDWVMLYQYGNPDNAGAHYAGTGPEILADLPSVTHFVAGLGTTGTLMGVGRYLREQKPDVKIVAAEPRYDDLVYGLRNLDEGFVPELYDASVLTTRFSVGSADAVARTRELLQQEGIFAGVSTGAVLHAALGVGRKAVKAGESADIVFVVADGGWKYLSTGVYTAATTEEAVETLQGQLWA, via the coding sequence ATGCGTTACGACTCCCCGCTGGCCGCGGTGGGCAACACCCCCCTGGTGCGCCTGCCGCGGCTCTCGCCGTCCCCCGACGTCCGGATCTGGGCCAAGCTGGAGGACCGCAATCCGACCGGCTCCGTCAAGGACCGGCCCGCGCTGCACATGATCGAGCAGGCGGAGAAGGACGGCCGGCTCACCCCGGGCTGCACCATCCTGGAGCCCACCTCCGGCAACACCGGCATCTCCCTGGCCATGGCCGCCAAGCTCAAGGGCTACCGCATGGTCTGCGTGATGCCGGAGAACACCTCCCGCGAGCGCCGTGACCTGCTCGGCATGTGGGGCGCCGAGATCGTCCCGTCCCCGGCGGCGGGCGGCTCCAACACCGCCGTCCGCGTCGCCAAGGAGCTGGCCGCCGAGCATCCCGACTGGGTGATGCTCTACCAGTACGGCAACCCCGACAACGCGGGCGCCCACTACGCGGGCACCGGTCCCGAGATCCTGGCCGACCTGCCCTCCGTCACCCACTTCGTCGCGGGCCTCGGCACCACCGGCACCCTGATGGGCGTCGGCCGCTACCTGCGCGAGCAGAAGCCGGACGTGAAGATCGTCGCCGCCGAGCCGCGCTACGACGACCTGGTCTACGGCCTGCGCAACCTCGACGAGGGCTTCGTGCCCGAGCTGTACGACGCCTCCGTGCTCACCACCCGCTTCTCCGTCGGCTCGGCGGACGCGGTGGCCCGTACCCGTGAACTCCTCCAGCAGGAGGGCATCTTCGCGGGCGTCTCCACCGGCGCCGTGCTGCACGCGGCGCTCGGGGTGGGCCGCAAGGCGGTCAAGGCGGGGGAGAGCGCCGACATCGTCTTCGTCGTCGCCGACGGCGGCTGGAAGTACCTCTCCACCGGGGTCTACACGGCGGCGACCACCGAAGAGGCGGTCGAGACCCTCCAGGGCCAGCTCTGGGCCTGA
- a CDS encoding type II toxin-antitoxin system PemK/MazF family toxin produces the protein MDTTWWAALVAVLLLALVATLVDGWGRGHRPRRRRVRAVAARELTERPRPGDIWWAEPVPCLVLAVRDGRAMVVRITGRPETEHSELIPLPGGVLGEGPRYLDPGALHELPVGALRRRVGEADPALWDRVRHLAG, from the coding sequence ATGGACACGACCTGGTGGGCTGCGCTGGTCGCGGTGCTTCTGCTGGCCCTGGTCGCCACGCTGGTGGACGGCTGGGGACGGGGGCACCGGCCGCGTCGTCGGCGTGTACGGGCCGTTGCGGCAAGGGAGTTGACGGAGCGTCCGCGCCCCGGCGACATCTGGTGGGCCGAGCCGGTGCCCTGCCTGGTGCTGGCCGTGCGCGACGGGCGGGCCATGGTCGTCCGCATCACCGGCCGCCCCGAGACGGAGCACTCCGAGCTGATCCCGCTGCCGGGCGGCGTACTGGGCGAAGGCCCCCGCTACCTCGACCCCGGAGCGCTGCACGAGCTGCCCGTGGGGGCACTGCGCCGTCGCGTGGGCGAGGCCGACCCGGCCCTGTGGGACCGGGTCCGGCACCTCGCCGGCTGA
- a CDS encoding MBL fold metallo-hydrolase, translated as MKLTVVGCSGSFPSAESACSSYLVEADGFRLLLDMGNGALGELQRHCGLYDLDAIFLSHLHADHCIDMCAYFVARYYRYEGGRCAPIPVYGPEGTEHRLTTAYADTPSASSMSEVFDFHTVKPSTFEIGPFTVHTERVRHPVEAYAIRIEHGGKSLTYSGDTGVSPALDELARDADLFLCEAAFTHGKENIPDLHLNGREAGESATRAGARMLVLTHIPPWTDPQVNLAHARETFTGRVELAVPRMTYEL; from the coding sequence ATGAAGCTCACCGTCGTCGGCTGCTCGGGGTCGTTCCCGTCCGCGGAATCGGCCTGTTCGAGCTACCTCGTCGAGGCCGACGGCTTCCGGCTGCTTCTCGACATGGGCAACGGCGCCCTCGGCGAGCTGCAGCGCCATTGCGGTCTCTACGACCTCGACGCGATCTTCCTCAGCCATCTGCACGCCGATCACTGCATCGACATGTGCGCGTATTTCGTGGCGCGGTACTACCGGTACGAAGGCGGCCGCTGCGCGCCGATCCCGGTCTACGGCCCCGAGGGCACCGAGCACCGGCTGACCACCGCGTACGCCGACACGCCCTCCGCGTCCTCGATGAGCGAGGTCTTCGACTTCCACACGGTCAAGCCGTCCACGTTCGAGATCGGCCCCTTCACGGTGCACACCGAGCGGGTGCGGCACCCGGTGGAGGCGTACGCGATCCGGATCGAGCACGGGGGCAAGTCCCTGACGTACTCGGGGGACACCGGGGTCAGCCCGGCGCTGGACGAGCTGGCGCGGGACGCGGATCTCTTCCTGTGCGAGGCGGCGTTCACGCACGGCAAGGAGAACATCCCCGACCTGCACCTCAACGGCCGCGAGGCCGGGGAGTCGGCCACCCGGGCGGGCGCCCGCATGCTCGTCCTGACCCACATCCCCCCGTGGACCGACCCCCAGGTCAACCTGGCCCACGCCCGCGAGACGTTCACCGGCCGCGTGGAGCTGGCGGTGCCCCGCATGACGTACGAGCTGTAG
- a CDS encoding PTS transporter subunit EIIC, which produces MTTASAAPPAEKKRGAKVMGVLQRIGRSLMLPVAVLPAAALLVRLGNPDMLGDPSYPAFLTKIASFMAAGGNAILDNMALLFAVGIAIGFAKKSDGSTALAAVVGYLVFKNVLATFTDKNLPKVATAVDGKVVMVNAPVDAKVLGGVVMGIVVALLYQRFYRTKLPDWAGFFGGRRLVPILSALAGLLIGIVFGFIWPVLGTGLHSFGEWLVGSGAVGAGIFGVANRALIPIGMHHLLNSFPWFQAGDYQGKSGDIARFLAGDPHAGQFMTGFFPIMMFALPAACLAIVHCARPERRKVVGGMMFSLALTSFFTGVTEPIEFTFMFIAPVLYAIHAVLTGVSMALTWSLGMRDGFGFSAGAIDFGLNWGIASNPLGLILVGLCFAVVYYVVFRFAITKWNLPTPGRESDEELAELQKAEAK; this is translated from the coding sequence GTGACCACGGCCAGCGCCGCGCCCCCGGCCGAGAAGAAGAGGGGCGCCAAGGTGATGGGCGTCCTCCAGCGGATCGGCCGCAGCCTGATGCTGCCGGTCGCGGTGCTCCCCGCCGCCGCCCTGCTGGTTCGGCTCGGCAACCCCGACATGCTGGGTGACCCCTCCTACCCGGCGTTCCTGACCAAGATCGCCTCCTTCATGGCCGCGGGCGGCAACGCGATCCTGGACAACATGGCGCTGCTGTTCGCGGTGGGCATCGCCATCGGCTTCGCCAAGAAGTCGGACGGCTCCACGGCGCTCGCCGCGGTCGTCGGTTACCTGGTCTTCAAGAACGTGCTGGCCACGTTCACCGACAAGAACCTGCCGAAGGTGGCCACCGCCGTCGACGGCAAGGTCGTCATGGTGAATGCCCCGGTGGACGCCAAGGTCCTCGGCGGCGTGGTGATGGGCATCGTCGTCGCCCTGCTCTACCAGCGCTTCTACCGCACCAAGCTGCCCGACTGGGCCGGCTTCTTCGGCGGCCGCCGTCTGGTCCCGATCCTCTCCGCGCTCGCGGGTCTGCTCATCGGCATCGTCTTCGGCTTCATCTGGCCGGTCCTCGGCACCGGTCTGCACAGCTTCGGTGAGTGGCTGGTCGGCTCGGGCGCCGTGGGCGCCGGCATCTTCGGTGTCGCCAACCGCGCGCTGATCCCGATCGGCATGCACCACCTGCTGAACTCGTTCCCGTGGTTCCAGGCCGGTGACTACCAGGGCAAGAGCGGCGACATCGCGCGCTTCCTCGCCGGTGACCCGCACGCGGGCCAGTTCATGACCGGCTTCTTCCCGATCATGATGTTCGCGCTCCCCGCCGCCTGCCTCGCCATCGTGCACTGCGCGCGCCCTGAGCGCCGCAAGGTCGTCGGCGGCATGATGTTCTCCCTCGCGCTGACCTCGTTCTTCACCGGTGTCACCGAGCCGATCGAGTTCACCTTCATGTTCATCGCCCCGGTGCTGTACGCGATCCACGCGGTGCTCACCGGTGTCTCCATGGCGCTGACCTGGTCGCTGGGCATGCGGGACGGCTTCGGCTTCTCCGCCGGCGCGATCGACTTCGGCCTGAACTGGGGCATCGCGTCGAACCCGCTGGGCCTCATCCTGGTCGGCCTCTGCTTCGCGGTCGTCTACTACGTGGTCTTCCGCTTCGCCATCACCAAGTGGAACCTCCCCACGCCGGGCCGCGAGTCCGACGAGGAGCTGGCCGAACTCCAGAAGGCCGAGGCCAAGTAA
- a CDS encoding glucose PTS transporter subunit EIIB, with protein sequence MATKAEKIVAGLGGIDNIDEVEGCITRLRTEVHDASLVDEVALKAAGAHGVVKMGTAIQVVIGTDADPIAAEIEDMM encoded by the coding sequence ATGGCCACCAAGGCTGAGAAGATCGTCGCCGGGCTCGGCGGCATCGACAACATCGACGAGGTCGAGGGCTGCATCACCCGCCTGCGTACCGAGGTCCACGACGCGTCGCTCGTCGACGAGGTCGCCCTGAAGGCCGCCGGCGCCCACGGTGTCGTGAAGATGGGCACCGCCATCCAGGTCGTCATCGGCACCGACGCGGACCCGATCGCCGCGGAGATCGAAGACATGATGTGA
- the rph gene encoding ribonuclease PH, producing MSRIDGRTPEQLRPVTIERGWSKHAEGSVLVSFGDTKVFCTASVTEGVPRWRKGSGEGWVTAEYSMLPRSTNTRGDRESVRGKIGGRTHEISRLIGRSLRAVIDYKALGENTIVLDCDVLQADGGTRTAAITGAYVALADAIAWAQRKKLIKANRQPLTGTVGAVSVGIVDGVPLLDLCYEEDVRAETDMNVVCTGDGRFVEIQGTAEAEPFTREELNALLDLGVAGCAELTEFQRAALALTLPE from the coding sequence ATGTCTCGAATCGACGGCCGCACCCCCGAACAGCTCCGCCCCGTCACCATCGAACGCGGCTGGAGCAAGCACGCCGAGGGCTCCGTCCTCGTCTCCTTCGGCGACACCAAGGTGTTCTGCACCGCCAGCGTCACCGAAGGCGTCCCCCGCTGGCGCAAGGGCAGCGGCGAGGGCTGGGTCACCGCCGAGTACTCCATGCTGCCCCGCTCCACCAACACCCGCGGCGACCGCGAGTCCGTCCGGGGCAAGATCGGCGGGCGCACGCATGAGATCTCCCGCCTGATCGGCCGCTCGCTGCGCGCCGTCATCGACTACAAGGCGCTCGGCGAGAACACCATCGTGCTCGACTGCGACGTCCTCCAGGCCGACGGCGGCACCCGCACCGCCGCCATCACCGGCGCCTACGTCGCCCTCGCCGACGCGATCGCCTGGGCCCAGCGCAAGAAGCTGATCAAGGCCAACCGTCAGCCGCTCACCGGTACCGTCGGCGCCGTCTCGGTCGGCATCGTGGACGGCGTCCCGCTGCTCGACCTCTGCTACGAGGAGGACGTGCGCGCCGAGACCGACATGAACGTGGTCTGCACCGGCGACGGCCGCTTCGTGGAGATCCAGGGCACCGCCGAGGCCGAGCCCTTCACCCGCGAGGAACTGAACGCCCTGCTCGACCTGGGCGTCGCCGGCTGCGCCGAACTCACCGAGTTCCAGCGGGCCGCCCTCGCGCTCACCCTGCCCGAGTAG
- a CDS encoding DUF1707 SHOCT-like domain-containing protein, translating to MSDDAAPDRRSTPPVPDLRASDADRERVVEILRDGLAEGRLDMAEFEERLESAYQARTYGELAPLTSDLPAPGVSAPPVSFIKQPVEDGSWASRIVGGEGTSTGAVAVLSGFQRKGRWTMPKKFTCFAFMGGGEIDLREAYFADREVEINCVAVMGGLEVIVPPGVEVVVRGIGVMGGFEHPDRDEPGEPGAPRVIISGFAFWGGVGVERKLTRAERQRLKELRRQDRLDRREARHQLRHARREDRDGH from the coding sequence ATGAGCGACGACGCTGCCCCGGACCGCCGTTCCACCCCTCCCGTCCCCGACCTCCGGGCCTCGGACGCCGACCGCGAGCGGGTCGTCGAGATCCTGCGCGACGGGCTGGCCGAAGGCCGCCTGGACATGGCGGAGTTCGAGGAGCGGCTGGAGTCGGCGTACCAGGCGCGCACCTACGGCGAGCTGGCACCGCTGACCAGTGATCTCCCCGCGCCCGGCGTCTCGGCGCCTCCGGTCTCCTTCATCAAGCAGCCCGTGGAGGACGGGAGTTGGGCGTCCCGGATCGTCGGGGGCGAGGGCACGTCGACGGGTGCGGTGGCGGTGCTGTCCGGGTTCCAACGCAAGGGGCGCTGGACGATGCCGAAGAAGTTCACCTGCTTCGCCTTCATGGGCGGCGGCGAGATCGACCTGCGCGAGGCGTACTTCGCGGACCGCGAGGTCGAGATCAACTGCGTGGCCGTGATGGGCGGCCTGGAGGTGATCGTGCCGCCGGGGGTCGAGGTGGTGGTGCGCGGCATCGGCGTGATGGGCGGCTTCGAGCACCCCGACCGGGACGAGCCGGGCGAGCCGGGGGCGCCGCGCGTGATCATCAGCGGGTTCGCGTTCTGGGGCGGGGTCGGCGTGGAGCGCAAGCTCACGCGGGCCGAGCGGCAGCGGCTGAAGGAGCTGCGCCGCCAGGATCGGCTGGACCGCCGCGAGGCCCGTCACCAACTGCGGCATGCCCGCCGCGAGGACCGCGACGGGCACTGA
- a CDS encoding ABC transporter ATP-binding protein encodes MADGEGFIALEKVGKVFEVRRKTGFLKRERREVRAVDSISFTVARGEMVGYIGPNGAGKSTTIKMLTGILTPTSGRLRVAGIDPSRERTRLAHRIGVVFGQRTTLWWDLPLIDSYRLAHRMYRIPDARYRENLARCVELLELEDLLDVPVRQLSLGQRMRGDIAAALLHDPEVLYLDEPTIGLDVVSKAKVRGFLKELNAERGTTVLLTTHDLQDIEQLCSRVMVIDHGHLVYDGSLTGLHEAGDGERTLVVDLERELPPIEAPSARVVRVEGPRQWLAFPAGQSAAPLVAHIAAGYPLVDLSVREPDIEAVIAKMYAEKAVS; translated from the coding sequence ATGGCGGACGGCGAGGGGTTCATCGCGCTGGAGAAGGTCGGCAAGGTCTTCGAGGTGCGCAGGAAGACGGGGTTCCTCAAGCGGGAGCGGCGCGAGGTGCGGGCGGTGGACTCGATCTCGTTCACCGTGGCGCGCGGTGAGATGGTCGGCTACATCGGGCCGAACGGCGCGGGCAAGTCGACCACGATCAAGATGCTGACCGGCATCCTCACCCCGACCTCGGGCCGGCTGCGGGTGGCCGGGATCGACCCCTCGCGGGAGCGGACGCGGCTGGCGCACCGGATCGGGGTGGTGTTCGGGCAGCGCACGACCCTGTGGTGGGACCTGCCGCTGATCGACTCCTACCGGCTGGCGCACCGCATGTACCGCATCCCGGACGCCCGTTACCGGGAGAACCTGGCGCGCTGCGTCGAACTGCTGGAGCTGGAAGACCTGTTGGACGTACCGGTGCGGCAGCTCTCGCTGGGCCAGCGGATGCGCGGCGACATCGCGGCGGCCCTGCTGCACGACCCGGAGGTGCTGTACCTGGACGAGCCGACGATCGGCCTGGACGTCGTCTCCAAGGCCAAGGTGCGGGGGTTCCTCAAGGAGCTGAACGCCGAGCGCGGCACGACGGTGCTGCTCACCACCCATGACCTCCAGGACATCGAGCAGTTGTGCTCGCGGGTGATGGTGATCGACCACGGGCACCTGGTGTACGACGGTTCGCTGACCGGGCTGCACGAGGCCGGGGACGGCGAGCGGACGCTGGTGGTGGACCTGGAGCGCGAACTCCCGCCGATCGAGGCGCCGTCGGCGCGGGTGGTGCGGGTGGAGGGGCCCCGGCAGTGGCTGGCGTTCCCTGCCGGGCAGTCGGCGGCTCCGCTGGTGGCGCACATCGCGGCCGGGTATCCGCTGGTGGACCTGTCGGTGCGCGAGCCCGACATCGAGGCGGTCATCGCGAAGATGTACGCGGAGAAGGCGGTCTCGTAG
- a CDS encoding ABC transporter permease, with protein MWVRSTMAYRVSFVMTTLGNFVATFFDFVAIMLMFSRVDSLAGWSLPEVAFLYGLSGVAFGLADLLIGSMDRLGRRVRDGTLDTLLVRPAPVLAQVAADRFALRRLGRVTQGALVLGWSLSRIEVDWTAAKLLLMPLMIAGGCGIFCAVFVAGAAFQFLAQDASEVQNAFTYGGTTLLQYPPTVFTAELVRGVTFVLPLAFVNWVPASYVLGRPYPLGLPGWTAFASPLVALACCALAGLAWRAGLRSYRSTGS; from the coding sequence ATGTGGGTGCGGTCCACGATGGCCTACCGGGTGTCGTTCGTGATGACCACGCTCGGGAACTTCGTGGCGACCTTCTTCGACTTCGTCGCCATCATGCTGATGTTCTCCCGCGTGGACTCCCTGGCGGGCTGGTCGCTGCCCGAGGTGGCGTTCCTCTACGGCCTGTCCGGGGTGGCGTTCGGGCTGGCGGACCTGCTGATCGGGTCGATGGACCGGCTCGGGCGCCGGGTGCGGGACGGCACGCTGGACACGCTGCTGGTGCGGCCGGCACCGGTGCTGGCGCAGGTCGCGGCGGACCGGTTCGCGCTTCGGAGGCTGGGCCGGGTGACGCAGGGGGCGCTGGTGCTGGGCTGGTCGCTGAGCCGGATCGAGGTGGACTGGACGGCGGCGAAGCTGCTGCTGATGCCGCTGATGATCGCGGGCGGCTGCGGGATCTTCTGCGCGGTGTTCGTGGCGGGCGCGGCCTTCCAGTTCCTGGCGCAGGACGCCTCGGAGGTGCAGAACGCCTTCACCTACGGCGGTACGACGCTGCTCCAGTACCCGCCGACGGTGTTCACCGCGGAACTGGTGCGCGGGGTGACCTTCGTGCTGCCGCTGGCCTTCGTCAACTGGGTGCCCGCCTCCTATGTGCTGGGGCGCCCGTATCCGCTGGGGCTGCCGGGGTGGACGGCGTTCGCCTCCCCGCTGGTGGCGCTGGCGTGCTGTGCGCTCGCGGGGCTGGCCTGGCGGGCGGGACTGCGTTCGTACCGGAGCACGGGGAGCTGA